The Apostichopus japonicus isolate 1M-3 chromosome 20, ASM3797524v1, whole genome shotgun sequence nucleotide sequence AGCGAGCCGGCGTTTGTGGGAACAGGCTTTAATTAGAGTCGAAGGATTCGTGTGTACCGATAATTAAGTGTATAGTTAATTCAACACACTAGGAGGGAGCTGTTTCGGCTTCCTTTTCCTAATCATGTGCACAAAGTGATCCATAAAGTGAATAaaccactccccctcccccgccccatcgcccccccgccccccccctccccccgcctcctacgcctatggtataGCACTTAAAGTTTTCTATAGACTATTTCTATGGACTATAATTCAAGACTAAAATTTTGCCTAAAGTCATATCCTTTaatgtttcataatttgaaTACTTAAAGCGACTGTCAATAAAACACATTAATACAATGACATATTGACAATATGCAATATAGTAACAACACAATTTACTTAATTGTTACCGTAAAGGTAAAACCCCTAAAAGGGATATGAACCGGGCGTAACAAAACAGTATAGATAGGCAGGTTTGTTCTACTCATACAAGTAAGACTAATAAAAGATTAAAGGTGTGAGCATAAACGGTGTTATCGCAAACGTGAACTTCAAACGCGATCAACTAAGTCAAAGGTATACCATGGGTAAATGACCTGGCATTGTCTTTCAAATGTAAGTTGTTTCTTAATAAGCACATAAACAAACAACTATCAAAGTATTATTTAAAAACCAACTCACGCACGAAGCCTCGGGAAATGTAGACGACATGCACTAAAGCCTACATTATTGATATTACTTGACACCAGGGAATGTTGTTACCAAGCTTTTGAAAAATACATTTAACATGTAGTCAGCCCTAACGAGAGAAAGAGGCAGAGAGAGGGGGCGGGCGGGGTGGGGAGGGATACATCCCTGGGCCCGGAGTCAGGGAATATGAGACAAAAATAAcgtaattttattttcataatataaacCTACTGAAATAAAGACGAGGCGGCATAATGGTTCCACCAGTGGTGTGCACAAACGGGGCGGATGGGCGAGGAGAGGGTTGGCATTGGAAAGGTTCCGTAGGGGATTTCCCCCATCAACTTTCAAAGTACTTATTAGCACAATCGTTCTTAACAGGACCATGCTATAGAAAACTAACTTGCTACATATATTCAAAAACCATTGATACAAGTGTATGTTTCAatggcgtaggaaccgggggggctgggggcggcgccagccccccagtgaaaaatatgggggcggaactatcattccgccccccgctccgcaagtcagaaaaccccttttttcatttccaaatgagaaaaaaaatctcatttggagcaccaaattgcatttaaggccaggtgaaagtgcaaaattctttacaaaatggagtgggagttgaagtgtgctatattgcaccaaatttcatctgaggccacctggaaatgcaaaaaaattccaaaggggagggggacacccctccccttagacccctcccccaggccggccatcagtcttcagccccccccccccactgaaagtaccttcctacgccactggtatgTTTGACACAGCATATAACACCGTTAGGCGACGTAATATCCACAACGATTAAAGTAACGGCCATGGAAAATATTTGGACCAATTGAACTTTGATTAAGTTGAACTGTTGAGGCGCAACGAGGATAGATATACTTACCACGGGGAATTCATTAAGAGTTGTAATTTCTGACAGAGTGAAGAGCTCCTCTGATAACATTGTTGTATACACGTAGGATTTCATCTGCTGTGATATTTTCACAAGTTTTCCTTTACAGGTTCCAACAAGCATCTGTAAGCGTATAGTAATGACAGAATGTAAGATTTCATgtttattgctttttttttaaatttgcggAGGATGATACGTGCACTCACAAAAATCTAACGCAGTACGTGCACTAGTCTACAATTCCACATTCTTTATGAAAATAGTCTCAAAAGTGTTTAGAAATACATACAACGTGATACGGTTCTGTGAAGAATAATACTTCTTCTGCGCGCCAATTATGCGTGGTTACCCCAAGGTTTGCTTATCACAGCAATCTTGTTCACTCCCGAGTTAACGCCCATTTATTTGAATGAGTTACGAACTTGAGCGTTATTTACAACTTATATAAAGTGTCATTACACGGATAAAAGCATAAATATTCAAATGGCGAAGACATTTAATATCCTTGATTGATGAATGATATGTTACATAAAACTCACCAAATGATTCGGCATACCGTCTTTCTCTTCTACGCGAGTCAATGAAAGTACATCATTAATGCCTATACGACCCGCACTTGTTGAGGGTTCAGTTTGCAATATTCTTACAAATCTTGGAAGAGGTTTGCTTTGGATAACTGCCAGAGTCCCACAGTATACTTGGTCATCATGCAGAGGATCTGAAAGCAAAGGTCGAGGTTCTTAAACTCACATTTCATCGGTAAAATTAACTTTAGTTAATTAataaggcggagtgtatagcctagtggttaacgccggcgtctcccagtcatgagatccccggttcgattccccgccgacagcaatgtgtgtcgtctggcaagggtgttgttcaataacaacttcctgacatggacgttaaatgaaggtgtgccgagagattggcttcggtcagcttgcgagtctataagcctccatggcttctttcgcgagttcctgcttgcgggaagatcacatatacatacatacatacatacatacatacatacatacatacatacatacatacatacatacatacatttaaagagtaatatatatatacatatgtacgaTATTGCTTATACCATGTCTGATAAATTCGATGCACCTATAGACTTTGTTTACTTAGAGAAAGCTCATTTAATATACCATCATTAAGTCAGGCACGGAGTTTACGAAATGAATTAAATGAATTGTTCTATTATTTAGTCTATACTCTACACTGCCCGATGCTAtggcagaagaagaaaaaggttTCTTACTTTGTGGTAGTAGTTCGTAAGCACCACTTGTCTGCATCGGAACAAATCGGCTCTTTCCGTGTGGATCAATTGCTTGAATTCCTCGCGTACAACGTAAGAAGTGCAGAAGGACACATTCTCCCTCTCCAAATATAAGTTGGTCTCCGCTGTCCATAAAATCTTCTTTGACATTCACTATCAACGGTAGGGAATTCTCAAGCAATAATTTACCAAGTTTAGACTTTCCTGATATGGTATCACCCTCTTCCAGCTTAAATCTGATCTTTCTGCTCTCGGCATCCACAACATCATCCAGAACATTCTCATAGGTCAGCTGACTAGATGGGATGGATGGAAGGGGTCTGTTGGCCATCTTGTTTCTTGTTTCCAATTGTCAATTACGGTTCATCGAAGTGGGTAAATtgcctctttttctctctctcgtAAAAAATTCAGAAACTTAATAGAATAGCAATTCACCAGACCCTACATGGTATTCCCCAAAGTTAATTACTTCAATGACAAAATTAAGAGTTTTAGAAATATCCACGCAGCTCTTAAAGTGAACGTCTATATTGCTTGCGTAATATACTTCAATGTATATAAGCACATACAAACAACAACGTATTGTACTATAGGATTGGGTGAAGAGCTGTGTCACATTTTTGGACGTTGCGTATGTGCTTACTATCATGTTGGCTTTTGGTACAAAGGGCTCAGATTGCTCTATATATCATTAACCAAGTTATTGCTTTGATAAGTATAATTGCATTTGGCGGAGATTCGGATCGACACAAACTATGGCCTAACTAAGGTAACTGCTTTCATAAGAAATTGAATAAGTTATTTGTGATGCAGTTTTTATCTTACTAAATCTCTAAAACGTAATGATATCGAGTTTTATCAGTCTATGTAATACTTCGAAGATGCTATACCAAACATCATCAGTGACAGACAGGTTACTTGGTTATGTTATAAGTACTACAGTGTTTGCGTTCCCTTTCCATTTACATTTTTGTAGAGAGTTTAGGGAGCAGAATTCTAATCACACTTGAGTACCGTGGGCCGAGTGCATCCATTCCACCGTTAGAGTTATAACCCgtaaattattatataattatatttacgATATTGAACTTATGTAGGCATCAATCTTAAAAGAAAGGCAGGAGACTGATTTAAACGTATAAAAGACAtttatttcagatttttttgttgttatttctgAACTTTTTCTGAACTATTTCTGAACTATATTCTGAACTATTTCTGTACTTTTATTTCTGAACTTATTGATTTCTGAACTTATTTTATTTCTGAACTTATGTAGGCATATAAAAGAAAAGCCAAAGACTGATTTAAACGTATAaaagacattttattttgttaacaaCAATTAGTGTTATATCTTCATTGAAATTAATTTACGTTCCACATATTTATGTCCATTAATAAAATCGTTAAATAATTTTTGGTAGTTTTGTACAAGTTATGCCCCACACCATAAAAACATTATAGAATAACAGTCACATAATATGTTTTTATGCTGATATATGCCCGTGATCCAATGCATATTCTGCGGTTGCCATTCAAGTAAACCAAACTTGTTGCATTGTCGAATTCTATGTGAACAACTCACCACAGCTTTCGCATTGTTAAATGTGTACAGGATGAAAAGTATATTGAAACCACACAGAACAAATGTGGTTCTCGAGTATTATCATCACACCAGCATAGTCGTGAATACAAAATAATTCCAATCGGCATGACATCATCCTTAGAATATATTCATTCAATTGGTGCTGTAAAAATGACGAAGAAAAACCCCCTCAAAAAGTCAAAATTACACACCATGGTTAACATTTGCCGGCGCTGATATATTTAGAGCGTGAACAAAAATATGTCCCCAGTTTTTCGTTTCGAACACTCTCGCAATTTTGATTCGAATAATCCCCATTTTCGCCCGCCAGTTGGTTAGGGATTTTGAAAGGAGGGTTGTGAAAGGAAAACGAAGGAGTGCTTCCCCTTAAAAACTGGTACGTGTGTGCATGCCTGTGcccattttaaagaaatttccgGTGTTCTTGACtaattgcaaattattatcATGTCACACTTTCCTTCCGTTTGTTTAGCTCCATTAATAGCCGCTTAGCATGAAGCCTGGACATTTTCAGATCCTCGTTAAGGTTCTCAAAATCCAATTGTAGCAACAAATTCCCATTGACTAGTTCTTCTTTAAATGCATCTACATAAATGTCCAGTTTCAGGTTCCTCAGAAGCTCTGCGACATCGTCCACTGAAGCAGAGTTTAGTGGTGAATT carries:
- the LOC139961110 gene encoding uncharacterized protein, coding for MANRPLPSIPSSQLTYENVLDDVVDAESRKIRFKLEEGDTISGKSKLGKLLLENSLPLIVNVKEDFMDSGDQLIFGEGECVLLHFLRCTRGIQAIDPHGKSRFVPMQTSGAYELLPQNPLHDDQVYCGTLAVIQSKPLPRFVRILQTEPSTSAGRIGINDVLSLTRVEEKDGMPNHLMLVGTCKGKLVKISQQMKSYVYTTMLSEELFTLSEITTLNEFPVRVRQVNSDEAFLLTEIIDETRVIATRMNHPLILSIPVTSQLNVKKFQEPEAQKLFKGLLPVGTYSIIENGNRDVYEVNGSPFEVPKTSPVESTNTKGSEITPTPAFRHSLGSEVRISQTPESLDLLTATVEEVLDFLCWHKFDAFLGSFWKEKIDGKILCQFDETEIQRRLKMPRIQAKRLALEIKHSRDQAKTRSKKKPTAGKSILRSNSLL